ATGTTGTACAGTTTAGCAATTTGATGAATTTTAGTTATGGATTATGGATGTGCTCTTTAAATTGGAAAAAGACTAAATTTTATGATTGTTTATAAACCGTTAATCTAGTAATAgatattatgtaattttttttttttcctctctccccCTTTCCTTCAAAggtcaataaagaaaataaaaagccagaAGCTACAAAAAAGAAAGCCCTTATGATGGAAAATCCACAAGATCAGCATTTTGATAATGGAAGCTGCAGGAACAGTGGTGACAAGGCAAATATTGTCCTTTCCAAGGCTGAGAAGAAAGAACAAGGAGAcgcaaaagaaactgaaaaaacaacGGATCTTGAAGTAAGACGACCTACAACCTTGACCCAGTCCTTCCTCGTTCAAAGAAATAGCCAACAGAAACAACTAATTGCTGAAAAAGCTTTAAATGCTGTGCAGTCTGATCCAAATGCTTCCAAGTTTATTCTTGGTTCCTACCGAGGCAAAATCGTTCAATCTAAGATAAGTACTTTTCGGGCACCCAAAACCAGTAATGAAAGAAACGTGAAATCTGAGGTTCCAGTTACTGGAAGGCCAGAGGCTGTAAAAGCACCCTTGGTAAAAAGCAAGGCTAATGTCAATAAACCAGACTTAAATAAAAAGAAGGTCACAACCACTAGGTCAAAAGAGATGGAACCACAAATGACAAATTTTGGGACAAAGCGTTCTGCTGAAAATGGCACAGTAGGCAGTCGTCCTATGCCCTTGGCCAAAGGGAATGAAAGGCCAGCTGTTCGACCAAAGGTTGGGACAAAAGTGAAGGCACTtccaacaaaagacacaaaaaacatTGGTGAACCTCCAAAGTCACAAGAAACCGGTGGTAATATCAAGAGTCGGTATGCTATTAGAAATGAGACTGCAGAAGAACGAAGGTATGTTCTGTATTtcagtacagaaaaaaaatcctgtaagATCTggactaatctttttttttttttcctttaaattattcAACACATGCTTTACTTTCCTGCTTGGTAGCTGGCTAGGGCTGCAACtaacaattttatatttatttatttattttatttatttttttattttgaaagcattttattgaatttattagaagcgaataacattccatacaagcaagtcaaattttgcAAAACTAAGTTCACATCAGATCAACCCCCCACCCATGAGAGAGTTAGGCCAACAGAGCAAGAATTTAATAGtaggtaaaataaatacataaaaaaaattagaataaataagggaagagaattcacttcctcaatttaaatgcttattctaaaatgtttttgatttgatcctgccagattttataaaaagttttgcacagttcctctaagtgagaattgttttttctaatttcaaatagtatataatatcagttgGTGGCAGAGgtgagttagaattcttccagttgatcaaGATAAGTATAGCAGTAAGCAAAAGGCAATTGGCTTGTCCGTCTtcactttaagctcatctggaagtacaccgaAAACcactattaatggattaggaggaattgtgactccaaggctgtctgaaaggcatttaaggATTTTTGGTCCAAaacgatgttaatttggtgcacatccaaaacatatggcccagtgaggctggaacttgattgcaacatttgcaggttggatcttgccctagacACATTcttgacaattttaaatgagacagatgcactcgattatttattaagttaaataattgtatgctttgcacatatggagttcAAGTTAATTCTGAgaattgctaccttccactccttttctgaaatgttgagagagagagagagatcctttccaactgtactctgggatctttgaatggaagggactgtaaaaaatttttgtatattacagaaatgctgtctgaatctgTTAGACTGATCAGTAATTTTTTTTCGGAATAGAGAGAGGTgcgaggtgaggaaaattgggcaggttttgtttagcaaaatttctgatttggagatagtaaaagaaaactaaaaattattttgatgatTGATCGACAGAATCCTCAGATTAAtcaatcaacaacatttatttatatatagcacattttcatacagataatgtagctcaaagtgctttacataatgaagaaataaaagacaaagtaagaattagaataagacaacactaattaacataaaataagagtgtggtccgatggccagagaggacagaaaaaacaaaaatctctagacggctggagagaaaaaaaataatctgcaggggttccaggctacaagaccgcccagccccctctgggcattctaccttatCGACTGGTTCATTCATTTGTGATTAAATGGAACAGTTCTGTGATAAATTttcagaaatgtgtatttttttttttatttaaattgcttagattctttaaataaaatctagGATTTTATATAATcatacattgaaaataaataagagtaaAACACTTGGTATCACTTgtggctctggttgtgcaatttaaacacacactagggctggATATCCGCACTGATGTCCCAGttcaattcaaatttaaaatacccccattcaaaatttatttttatcttgactGAATTTGTGTGCCTTTATAtgtagcttttatttatttatttattttttaaagaaatgactaAAGTACATGAAGTaattgagcaggatagagattcacaaaatcgatcttgagactttaagaattGATTATAGAAtcgtttaaacaaaaaataacaatcagAAAATTTTGGATTTTTATCCAGGCTTAACAAAAACGCACAATTTACTTTAAACAGAacagttttcaataaattaacTAAACTCAGAATTTGGCTTATGTATTTGGAATCACATAAAccaacacttaaaaataaaacgtaacttaaattgtgttttttttctccaccagTCTCTGTGAAAGAGTTTACTTTCAAAGCATCACCACAATATTCCAACATAGTAGAATCTCTTGCAGCATCATGATTttattatgtcagtcagtcattatccaacctgctctatcctaacacagggtcatggaggtctgctggagtcaatcccagccagcacaaggcaggaacaaatccccacagggcacacacacacaccaagcatacagtagggacaatttaggatcagcagtgcacctaacctgcatgtctttggactgtgggaggaaacacaggcagacacggggagaacatgcaaatttcacgtcactgtgccacccatgatttttaattttttttcaagtcTGCAGTATTGTTTGAAATTAGTATGTCATATGTTGGGGACATGTCCAGGCTTTTAACTTTTGCAGCAAAACAAATGGTCTCTTTGCTAAGTAATATGCTTACTTAAACCTTTCACTACTACATATTGTTTGGCACGCATGCTTGCCGACAATGATCCTGTCACACAAATGTGTTTTACTGGCCCACATCATGCTTTCTGCAGCAGTACTTGCACATTTTCATGTCTTCCTCCAGTTTGTATAAAAGTCTGGAACTTTAGTCTTTCTGGTGTGCTACTGTCTTTTGACTCTGAATGAACGATGCGCCTTTCGGTTGTGGTTGATGTTTTGTGAGATTCACCGCCACATTCTAATGGagttttttaatatcatttgagactaaaaacaaaaaagcctTCTGCTTGGACAGGGACTTTACGTTTCATCGCAATCATTTTTACAAACACAGACTCTAAAGTAacacgtgaagatcatgtcttcaaaaaaaaaaaaaaacctagtggCTAATTGTTTCCTTTTAGGGGGCAatatagctccctaattggaataagttcttttatatttgcgccgttttaagtaaccgaaaaaatATAGAgagatgatattaaaaggcgatatccctcccatagtgatacagcggtaaaaatcacataagagaaaataacttttgctttctttactgacgatttatgcGGCATTACGGACAGGAAGCCATAATAACAAGAcattaccaaggtgggatcttggtCTATACAGTCTGTCATTTTTTTCGTCACTGTGCTAGAAGGGTTTTCGGGACGAATGACTAGATCACCCATCCGTCCGTCCATTGGCTTCGAAGCGTTTGGCTGCACTCCAagtatttatactgtcttctccacgtgtagGCACTTATTTGGTTTCCAAACAAGtaaaggattcaatttcatctctaacagaggacaaaatagcaTACACCTGTCTTTAGGTTGGCTACGCATTTCTCAAGCTGTCTCCGTCCATCTTGTCCCTTGCCTGGCTAAgcacttctaaatgctgagagccttTTTTgtcctggcctgtacatgtgaatggatttacaaaataatttcttgcacagtgacattaaacttgcATTCTTGTTACACTAATGATACATTTTTTAGTTGCCTATCATGAAATTATGTTGCATATGCTagtgtttttatttgtgttgtaGAGGGCGGGACGATTTCttgttttggctgctcccgttaggggttgccacagctgataatctttttccatctcttcctgtcctctgtattttgctctggtacacccatcaccagcatttcctctctcgccacatccataaaccttctgttaggcTTATGATTCGAATTATTCCTCACTTCAAAGCGAAAGTTATGTCATTATGCCTAGCAAACATCTCCTTCATTGTATGTATCACATAACACTGAAGTAATGTTCAATTTACTGGGATGACATTGAGTCTTCCTCCTCGGCAGAGTCTGTAACGGCTGGTGTGCAAAGGGATATGTTTGctgtttcaggttttttttttttttttcccctttgagaTTATGTTGCATTTGAGTACTCTATGCctgtaaattacaaataaaaatatttctaactGTGGCTTTTCCTTACATGGGAGGTAAGCGTGTGTGTAAAGTTAAAAACTGATATactctgtgtttgtgttttaaaaggGTCTTTTCTAGTTTAATAAACTTTTTATCCAAGACCACTCTTTAAATTACTCTTTTTCACAAGTTGATATGAAGCTGATGGGCTGAAAATCAAAAAAGTAGAATCCGCAACTGCTTAACAAGCAGCAGCCCCCTTGGCATCTGCTGTGCTGCTGCATCCTTGGCATGGGAAGAGAGAGCCAGCACAGTGAAGGCAAGAATGGATGACGAGAAAGGCATACTAGTAGCAAAGAGAAGAACACAAGCTGCTCCTTCGACATTGTTCCCAATTTTGTATAAACGTCTACACATTTCTTTATACAAAATGTCTTCCAAATTTCTTAGATTTTCACATCACTAATAAGAATGTGTCCTCCGTGTGTGCAGCACAAACCTGTAGCTGCTGTCACAGACAAATTGGGGACTCCTTACAGCTACACAATAGCCTTAAGCCCTCCTGAAGTCTCGGGTGACtaacttgttttgtttattattcaccCACCTTAGCCTTCTAGGGTTTGTGAACttgcaaaattaaatgtaaattgaaaCTGAACATGCAATTATCATTTTTAACCTAACAacttttaaataatttcaaagGTCCAAATGCACGTGTCAATAATTTTGCTATGGCTAGTATCTGTATTTTGGTTTTCTATGTAGCTTGCCCTTTTATGAATAGTTCTTTAGTCTCTGTTTAGTGATgtcaaagaaaggaaaattttaatgcattttatatatGCAAAGAAAACACCACCATCAATTTCTCTCAGACATTTATTCCAAGCTTGCCCGAAAGAAGGAGAATTTTACACGGAAAgctacattttaatatgttaaagcATAAACTTTTATATTAAGAAATAGCCATTCACAATCTTTTAATCTCAACTCCAGCAGAGTTATCGTTCACTGCTCCAATACTTCTGGAGATTTCTTAAGTTACTTGATATATCAAGTATGTAGTCCTATCATTCTAGCCATATTAAtgctaaaagaaaacatttagcttggaattttaaaaaattatttttgtatacttttaAATGTAGTAAATATTCAGTATGCACTGATCTGACGATCTACGTCTAAGCTGTTTAAGACAATGCTTGGGTTGGTTGTTCAGTAAGGGCTAACtaaatgcaacataaacataTTTTAGTTTCTATgctttttgcctgttttttaGTAGTgattaatctttttaattttgtactgtTAGAACTTCTATACCAAAATCAGTGATGTTTTATAATTTTGCATTTGCTTTCTCCCAAATAGAGCAAAACTTGCTGAATGGCTAGCATCTAAAGGAAAAACGCTAAAAAGACCCTCCATGGCAGGACCTGTGCCCTCCACCATTAAAAAGAACCCCAAAGACGTACCTCCTGCAACACCTTTGAATGATCATGTTGAAGAAGAACCAGAACACAGTTCTGATGAAAATAAGACAGAAGAGGTAATAAGATCGGATTACTGTGCAAAAATATTTACCTAAACAAATGAGGATTTGTTTATAATGTGAAAGGTCTTTGGTGGCTTTGCATGTTTAAAatccgttttgtttttttttattgtagcacATTGATGAACTTTGTTCTGTATTATCAAACATGTTGCCACCTTCTAAATCTGAAGATGGTAAGTACCGAGCACCTGATATTTATCTATGTTGGCATTGACaattaatgtttctttaatgaaaaatgtaGAATGTAGGTTCAGTGTCTGAGAAGGATGTGGCTGACGGCTATTGTTTTTCATTCACTTCAACCTCGATTTTAAAAGGTAAGATTGAAGGGACATCTTTTATATAAGCAGGTTGTTGCACACTGCTAACCCCCTACTGCTAATGTACATGCTTTGCGCCGAGAGTGTGTTTTATGCAAACATAATAGGGAGCAGAACTGATTGATAGGCCAGGTCAACACCACTACTAACCAATAGGGTGTACAAACAAGTAAAAGTGGGGAAGGTGTCCTGGACAAGAAAAAGAGGTGCAGTCAAATCTAGTGTGTACAGTGAGGTGTTAAATGGAAGGAGGAGGTTTGGTGAAGCTCAATGAATGTGTGCACCCTATAAAGGTTCAGAGATGGTGCCAAGCACTGTGGCTGTTAACTGTAGGTATTGCTTTgcttgaagcaaaaaaaaaaaagagagagagaatggagaGGTAGAAACGGAATTGGAATCTTTAGATCCAAGACATGCCTGGACATTCACTTTCCATTTAAACTTTTATGGATTCTCCTATGAGCtactacattttaatatacatttgcaTCTGCAAACTTCGAAAGAGGACACCCACTCCTTCAAGatcttttacatttacatgcatgTCTGCCTACTTTGAAGAATATACCTCTCCCATTCTCTCCCTTGATATTTTGGGGCGTTTTAGTTTTTCGGTTTACCCCCTAAATATTGGTATTTTTAACTGTCCTTTCTTAGTAGAGGCCTACTTGTCTTAGAAGTACTATCCTGCCAATTTTCAGCTTTTTTACTCAATGTGAAGTAGTTTTTTTGGGGGAGTGAGTGAGCGAGCCAgtcacatttcattttctttttcatttgtatgtgtgggtctatgtcgcggaacagtggaccagctctaaaCCCTTaccagagtcctggagggtgcatgggagtttgtccaacccgtctacatgtgttttgtggacttggaaattgtgttcgaccatgtcccttggAGAATCCTGTGGGGAtactccaggagtatggggtaccggaccccctgataagggcttttcggtccctgtacaaccagtgtctgagcttggtccgcattgccggcggACCcacttccagtgagagttggactccgccagggctgccctttgtcaccgattctgttcataacttttatggacagaatttttaggcacagccagggtgttgagggggttcggtttggtggactcaggattgggtcactgctttttgcagatgatattgtcctgtttgcttcatcaggccgtgatcttcagctctctctggatcggttcacagctgagtgtaaaGCGTCTGGGatgggaatcggcacctccaaacccgagaccatggtcctcagccggaaaagggtgaagtgcccTCTCGGGGTCGGGAGCGAggtcctgccccaagtggagaagttcaagtatctcggggtcttgttcacaagtgagggaagaaaggAGCATGAGATTGACCGGCAGATCGGTGTTGGGCTCTTCATCGgactgtcgtggtgaaaaaggagctgagccgtaaggcaaagctctcaatttaccagtcgatctacattcctaccctcacctatggtcaagaGCTAtcggtagtgaccgaaagaacaagattgtaAATACacgcagctgaaatgagtttcctctgcagggtgtctggactttcccttaaagataaagcgagaagctcagtcatccctttgggctcagagtaaagccgctgctcctccgcattgagaggagccggatgaggtggtttgggcatctgatcaggatgcctcctggacgcctccctggtgaggtgttccgggcatgtccaactgggaggaggccctggggaagactatgtctcccggttggcctgggaatgccttgggattctcccagaagagctagaagaaatggccggggagagggaagtctgggcctctcttctcatgctgctgcccccgcgacccgacctcggataagcggaagaagatggatggatggaagtctcaTTTAGCTTTAAATCCAAAACATAACTgcaaaaattgaaggggtctcaatacttaATGATTGCAGTAAAGATTTTACTAGGAGATAATTGTTTTACATTGTGCTTTTAATGACttaatttgcatgtttattttgCACGCAAGTTGTGGTAAAATACCGTTTTATTCCTCTTCATTTCTTCCAGTCCTAGAAGTACAACCTGAAATCATGAGGCCTGACTTTGAATTGGCACAACCACTTTCAAATAAAACCGAGGAACAATTGGTTCAAGCTGATAACTGTGATGTGataaaggaagaagaagaggaggatgattttgaaaataaaagtgagTTTGAAACGCCTGGTAAAATGGAAGAGAACATAACAGAGGAGGGTTCGTTGATCAAGTTTAATGTGAAGACTACTCCTTATTTACAAAGGTCAGTCAAACATATATTTCTTGTGTCTGGTGCAACCACGATTCACGTTACTTCAGGTATAACTTgatgattggtttttttttttgtcttttttttttttttctttgcagtatGAAGCAAATGATGAACATAGACGGCAACAAAGGTGCTATTAAAGATCTGAAGTTTTTAACTCCTGTTCGGCGCTCCCAGCGAATTATGCGCATGTCTAATCAGTTGCCTGAGATGCTAATGGATCATGATCCCTGCATTGCATCACTACCGGAACTGGTCAGCTTAGGTGGTGATGCCAATGCGTTTATTCTCAGACAAAATACACACCTTCAAGAAGCTGCAGGTCTACAAGAAAGTGTTTAAAAGTAGTTAACAGCACATGTTCACTTTTTGTGTTTAAACTATGCAATGCTGTATAATATTTAAACGTCTAGTTCACAGTGCTTAtgctaacactttttttttaatttgtacattAGAATACACTGTGTGCAAATTAGTTGAATAGTACTTTTCAGGTCTTATGTATGTCTAACCATAATGTGAGCAATTCTACATCATTTTAATCACATTTGACAATCATCCTTGCGGGAAGTCTATGAAAGTAAACACTATAGCTGTATAATGTACAAAAAGCATCTTTGGTGTATTCAAATACATAACTTTAGTTTAGAGTGACAACTCACATTTTTATCAAAGACATCTTTTAaccaggaatttaaaaaaaaaaaaacacactaattGTATCAGgaaaaataatgggtttaatatATTTGCATAAGATTCTAACTATACTATTGTTtaaggaaataaaatgtaaaccatGACAAACAGCAAATATGCATAAGATGGCAAATTATGTGTAATGTGGGAATATGTTGCAGAGATGGCACATGTTAGTTGTAGCTGTTCTATGTTTGAATTAAAAATCTGTGCCGTTATAATTCATTCTTACGGTCACCACTACTTGTATATGACAAGCACAGAATTTTAATCTATAGTTTGTATCTAATTTATTTGGTCCTAAAATTCCAAAAAATtagtcctaattttttttttttttcctcatttgtcATTTTGCACATTTACTATTTATATACAGCTATGGTTTTGTAATATATGTACGGTATGAATATTGTTAAGGTACTTTTAGATATTGCCCCATTTATCTAGAATACCCTAAAGGTTTTCTGAATATTGGAGTATGTGTGGAGGCACCTTTTGTTGAATGAGGTATTGTATTAACACCTTGTGATACTACTGTCATGTTTGTGAAGGTAAATACAGTCCGATGAGATTGACTAGGTATGTTCAGGTTCTTACAGAGTACACAGAAAATAGTGATATTGCATTACATGAATtatttgattcttttcatattagCTCGTTTCCATGATGAAAAGCAAAAGTCTTTCAATGAGAACTAAATGTTAATTATCATGTAACAGCATTGAGAAGTAGTATTTCATTTCcagtatacattttatatactgtgcCTAATGAATGAAAATCTACATTATGTAAGTTATGCAATGTCATCTAAAAAAGAAATCGCAGTAAACGGAATTAAGCACTTCTAATTTTTGGCGTTTCTTCCATTATCACTCTGTGCTTTTGTTCATCACTAACACTAGTATAATTGCTGAAAGCTTCTGTTTAAGAGAAAGGTATGTTAAGATGCTAGGAACATTTTGCTGCTAAATATGCATGCTCTTGGAACTTGCAGGTCTCTCTCGTATATCGAAATTTACCTTCATTAATACAAAATGCTTGcatgtaacatacatatataccaaACTCCAGTAGCACGTGTGCctgatatctctctctctctctctctctctctctctctctctcattggaCAGGAACACAGATATACTTGCTAATTAATATCACGACttccgtaaaaaaaaaaaaaaaagccaaaataaatccacAAATGGACAAAGTATCCTGAAAATGACTTGTGGTAGTACTGTATTATAATCTTTATGCAGAAGTGTTGTGTATCTTGGATTcagtgtgggaaaaaaaaaattcataaaaaaaaaataaatggaaatcttTTAAAATCCACATATGAAGCTTTCAGAGTGGAAAGATATAAAATTATTGGCATTTTTATGTTTGTGAATTAAAGTAAATATTTGGAAACTGTGTCACAATCAGATCAGATATTTAGGAATACAAAATTAGGGGATGGGTTAAATAGAATATTATTGTAATAGGACCTCTTTAATCTGCAGTTAACAAGACTGGCTTAACCTACTTTTAAAATGGaaatggactttttttttaattttattattattgtgtgtcgTAGAAGAGCTGTAAATGATCTTTAACACATATATTTTGGTCTCCGCTGGCAGTATGATTTGTGTGACTCTGGTCGCACCTAATTGTTCTCTTGGCTGCTCAGGTGGTTATGTATTTTTGTGTCTGTATTTGACTTAAAATAAGTATGCTTTGGATAGTGTCATTTTAAGCATCTTTGCTAGCTAAATTGCAAAATACCAGAAATGGTCTTTGAAAATGTATGATGTTGTTGATGTACTTAATAGTTGTCATTGGATATCATTTAGTTTTTACTGGCTCATGCTGAAATTGTACTAAGAAAGCATATTTTATTGAGAATATGGTTATCTATCttgttgttaaaatatttattaccatGAAAGACAGTCCTGTCCgtctttatttacagtaaatgaaaagtcaaaaactgCATAACCATGATGTCCAAGAGCTCAGTAGTATACTGGAGTTTGGGTGGTGGTGTTTATTCTCCCCCTCACCActaacacaaataaaacagaaggaAAGCCATGAACTC
Above is a window of Polypterus senegalus isolate Bchr_013 chromosome 2, ASM1683550v1, whole genome shotgun sequence DNA encoding:
- the si:ch211-266i6.3 gene encoding cytoskeleton-associated protein 2, producing the protein MSVSLSNGVFKSVKRSDEAFREQRRKRMEELLAKRKKTFETIPKKVDARYKENLHKDPIDHKTNMVNKENKKPEATKKKALMMENPQDQHFDNGSCRNSGDKANIVLSKAEKKEQGDAKETEKTTDLEVRRPTTLTQSFLVQRNSQQKQLIAEKALNAVQSDPNASKFILGSYRGKIVQSKISTFRAPKTSNERNVKSEVPVTGRPEAVKAPLVKSKANVNKPDLNKKKVTTTRSKEMEPQMTNFGTKRSAENGTVGSRPMPLAKGNERPAVRPKVGTKVKALPTKDTKNIGEPPKSQETGGNIKSRYAIRNETAEERRAKLAEWLASKGKTLKRPSMAGPVPSTIKKNPKDVPPATPLNDHVEEEPEHSSDENKTEEHIDELCSVLSNMLPPSKSEDVLEVQPEIMRPDFELAQPLSNKTEEQLVQADNCDVIKEEEEEDDFENKSEFETPGKMEENITEEGSLIKFNVKTTPYLQSMKQMMNIDGNKGAIKDLKFLTPVRRSQRIMRMSNQLPEMLMDHDPCIASLPELVSLGGDANAFILRQNTHLQEAAGLQESV